Proteins found in one Plasmodium malariae genome assembly, chromosome: 13 genomic segment:
- the PmUG01_13037200 gene encoding conserved Plasmodium protein, unknown function, translating to MKTEKAQKEEKTNSGNIGTILIQVTGSNNVEMEPQKRKGFDRKSNEMKSNEMKSNEMKRSEMKSNEMKSNEMKRSEMKSNEMKRSEMKSAEDMYIDAVDGESAKGTIERAKRLKGKEDEQEHEYCILNRKREDNQRKKDNTCDRDETTDDIVNVSGYGSGTSSGSIHLNGLPNDGLLKNVEFHKIYESDDNHVSRKNSTVDVDNKSSQGKTIKTKKKNSNIILNTSVLQSYIHKSYDKVSTALIKTSKTFLGKNCNTCNDSGDRSIDRSKDKSNDKSKDKSNDKSKDKSKDKSKDKSKDKSKDKSNDKSKDKSNDKSNDRYCDRRKSSYSEGEDEGNERKDKYYCNDNDNIKSELLKNYKNEMSSSSADNFSAKIFFEKNSKIINRILEEDNHNMKEYKEHIMEKYKKLSENNNISKFYKDLKQLLDERTLLINFIFYYKDMNINYKKDLYKYQTSYDILASENEQIKQNNITLKKHIDFLSANENKQDDCK from the coding sequence atgaaaaccGAGAAGGCccaaaaagaggaaaaaacaaatagcGGTAATATAGGCACAATACTAATACAAGTTACGGGTAGCAACAACGTTGAAATGGAAccacaaaaaaggaaaggatTTGATAGGAAGAGCAATGAGATGAAGAGCAATGAGATGAAAAGTAATGAGATGAAAAGAAGTGAGATGAAAAGTAATGAGATGAAAAGTAATGAGATGAAAAGAAGTGAGATGAAAAGTAATGAGATGAAAAGAAGTGAGATGAAAAGTGCAGAGGACATGTATATTGATGCAGTAGATGGTGAAAGTGCCAAGGGGACCATTGAACGGGCAAAGAGGCTTAAAGGGAAGGAAGATGAGCAAGAGCACGAGTACTGCATACTTAACAGAAAAAGAGAAGATAatcaaaggaaaaaagataatacaTGTGATAGGGATGAAACTACTGATGATATTGTCAATGTTAGTGGATATGGTAGTGGCACTAGCAGTGGAAGTATCCATTTGAATGGACTTCCTAATGATGGACTGCTGAAGAACGTCGAATTTCACAAAATATACGAAAGCGACGACAATCACGTGTCGAGGAAAAATAGCACAGTCGATGTGGACAACAAAAGTAGTCAAGGAAAAAcgataaaaacaaaaaaaaaaaatagtaatataatattaaatacatCAGTGCTTCAGTCGTATATCCATAAGAGTTATGACAAGGTATCAACTGCTCTGATAAAAACGTCCAAGACGTTCCTGGGAAAAAATTGTAACACGTGTAATGATAGCGGTGATAGGAGCATTGACAGGAGCAAAGACAAGAGCAACGACAAGAGCAAAGACAAGAGCAACGACAAGAGCAAGGACAAGAGCAAGGACAAGAGCAAGGACAAGAGCAAGGACAAGAGCAAGGACAAGAGCAACGACAAGAGCAAGGACAAGAGCAACGACAAGAGCAACGACAGGTACTGTGACAGACGCAAAAGTAGCTACTCTGAGGGGGAAGACGAGGGGAACgaaagaaaagataaatattactGTAACGATAATGACAACATAAAGTCGGAACTgctaaaaaattacaaaaatgagATGAGCAGTAGCAGTGCAGACAATTTTAGcgcaaaaattttttttgaaaaaaattcaaaaataattaacagAATCCTTGAAGAGGATAATCATAATATGAAAGAGTATAAGGAGCAtattatggaaaaatataaaaagctatctgaaaataataatatatcaaagTTTTATAAAGATTTAAAACAATTATTAGATGAGAGaacattattaattaatttcattttttattacaaagatatgaatattaattataaaaaggatTTATACAAATATCAAACGTCCTATGATATATTAGCATCTGAAAACgaacaaataaaacaaaataatataacattaaaaaaacatattgaTTTTTTAAGTGCTAATGAGAATAAGCAAGACGACTGTAAATAG
- the PmUG01_13037300 gene encoding conserved Plasmodium protein, unknown function, with translation MESNTYFREIFLYVQVTGEKEEKRDNKELQEKYEQYELLELPEKQGLSEMYFDYMSKCFSFLLNQEHDYIISTLKKNGSLTSFFFSYLLNANRYYDLYFKNNEEREFSDLDMYVFEFYVKLVEIFMNKDRLETGIIKTTFLKIHIFMDIVMLFYKIKKDVITRVLNKLYVITKFHFFKINKYISFLYKELKCIKEKIEKYNSDSSISNNSNSNNPTKKDILDILLFQINEFIVCIYCFTKFFKEYKFYDTNENKLTNDLIIAKLLFHDQIGEEENNLEQNPSLVLRKEGGSSFLCLFIQTYIEMIRKLYSSSAEDTSKKSILFLRYEFAKVLKMFIKYNILYGNDKNKLLPLSIVIDLLTETCNDVSLHFLRNDIRMSKWKFLQNFVVEDKLDFEFFIYVNNFLKIKSKKGVEKMMKKIYENEINQVREIATACSSSMILEILKKNNFNVSNSLEHILNMNQEQMDILHKGQGTPSDASAYDSSNDERSGEVSVDVSGHVSSDEKSVVCSCDANDGKNGGKNRNVDEGIMDVITNNLTRTDNYYGYDKDRSKEKNVLEMLREQSLINKARKKKNAKYKYRNESMSEENKNKILNLLNQSSLSSDDLLKGSDDIFVNEKIIPTSYRKNYAEDEGQDVGSGDSDEEEKIKEKEMNRKKYSEMDRKKYGEMDRKKYGEMDRKKYGEMDRKKYGEMDRKKYGEMDRKKYGEMDRKKDGEMDRKKYGEMDRKKYGEMDRKKYGEMDRKKDGEMDRKKYGEMDNEVEKNIPRLHEQGRFYKNKCTPHLYATKSRGNYKGRGCSEALKRKEETKDDKGNDAELKKYYQRKMVNKGRSRRNQYDKKFSKGML, from the exons ATGGAATCGAATACATACTTTAGAGAAATTTTCCTGTATGTTCAGGTGACAGGGGAAAAGGAAGAGAAGCGAGACAACAAAGAGTTACAAGAAAAATACGAACAGTATGAGCTGTTGGAGTTGCCAGAGAAGCAAGGGCTGTCGGAGATGTACTTTGATTACATGAGCAAATGCTTCAGCTTTTTGTTGAATCAGGAGCATGACTATATAATCAGTACACTGAAGAAGAATGGGTCGTTGacgtccttttttttttcttatttattgaATGCCAATAGATATTacgatttatattttaaaaataatgaagagaGAGAATTTTCCGATTTAGATATGTACGTGTTtgaattttatgtaaaattagtggaaatatttatgaacaaGGACAGGTTGGAAACGGGCATAATTAAAACGacgtttttaaaaatacatatttttatggaCATTGTAATgctattttataaaataaaaaaagatgttATAACAAGAGTATTGAATAAATTGTACGTTATTACTAAATTTCATTtcttcaaaataaataaatatatatcttttctatataaggaactaaaatgtataaaggaaaaaatagaaaaatataatagcgATAGTagtattagtaataatagtaatagtaataatcccaccaaaaaagatatactagatattcttcttttccaaataaatgaatttattGTATGCATTTACtgttttacaaaatttttcaaagaaTACAAATTTTATGATACGAATGAAAATAAGTTAACGAACGACTTAATTATTGCCAAACTGTTATTTCATGATCAAATAGGAGAGGAGGAAAATAATTTGGAACAGAACCCTTCGCTGGTTTTACGGAAAGAGGGGGGCTCTTCCTTTCTTTGCTTGTTCATACAGACTTATATCGAAATG ATACGTAAACTATACAGTAGCAGTGCAGAGGACACGAGCAAGAAATCCATTTTGTTCCTTCGATATGAATTTGCAAAAGTGTTGAAGatgtttataaaatacaatatattgTATGGAAACGACAAAAACAAACTTCTTCCCCTTTCAATTGTAATTGATCTGTTAACTGAAACATGTAATGATGTGagtcttcattttttaaggAATGACATACGTATGAGCAAATggaaatttttacaaaattttgtaGTTGAGGATAAACTtgattttgaattttttatttatgttaataattttttaaaaattaaaagtaaaaaaggagttgagaaaatgatgaaaaaaatatatgaaaatgaaattaatcaAGTAAGGGAAATAGCCACCGCTTGTAGTTCTAGTATGATTTtagaaattttgaaaaaaaataattttaatgtttctAATTCTTTGGAGCATATTCTTAACATGAACCAGGAGCAAATGGATATACTGCACAAGGGTCAAGGCACTCCCTCGGATGCTAGTGCATATGATAGTAGTAATGATGAAAGAAGTGGGGAGGTTAGTGTTGACGTGAGTGGACATGTGAGTAGTGATGAAAAAAGTGTTGTGTGTAGTTGCGATGCAAATGATGGCAAAAATGGAGGTAAAAATAGAAACGTAGATGAAGGTATAATGGATGTTATAACGAATAACCTTACTAGGACTGATAATTATTATGGTTACGATAAAGATAGGAGTAAGGAAAAGAATGTGTTAGAAATGCTACGAGAGCAATCGTTAATTAACAAAGCacgtaaaaagaaaaacgcAAAGTACAAATATAGAAATGAATCAATGAGTGAAgagaataaaaacaaaattttgaaCCTTCTTAATCAATCAAGTTTATCCTCTGATGATTTGTTAAAGGGTTCAGATGATATCTTTGTCAATGAAAAGATTATCCCTACGTCCTATAGAAAGAACTATGCCGAGGATGAAGGGCAGGATGTAGGAAGTGGTGATAGCGATGAGGAGGAGAAGATTAAAGAGAAGGAAATGAATAGAAAGAAGTATAGCGAAATGGATAGAAAGAAGTATGGCGAAATGGATAGAAAGAAGTATGGCGAAATGGATAGAAAGAAGTATGGCGAAATGGATAGAAAGAAGTATGGCGAAATGGATAGAAAGAAGTATGGCGAAATGGATAGAAAGAAGTATGGCGAAATGGATAGAAAAAAGGATGGCGAAATGGATAGAAAGAAGTATGGCGAAATGGATAGAAAGAAGTATGGCGAAATGGATAGAAAGAAGTATGGCGAAATGGATAGAAAAAAGGATGGCGAAATGGATAGAAAGAAGTATGGCGAAATGGATAACGAAGTGGAGAAGAATATCCCGAGGTTGCATGAACAAGGGcgattttacaaaaataaatgcacCCCCCATCTTTATGCAACCAAGTCCAGGGGAAATTACAAAGGTAGAGGTTGTTCAGAGGcattaaaaaggaaagagGAAACAAAGGATGATAAGGGCAATGACGCGG AATTGAAGAAATATTACCAAAGGAAAATGGTAAACAAGGGGCGATCTCGAAGAAATCA GTACGACAAAAAGTTCAGCAAAGGGATGTTGTAA
- the TIM8 gene encoding mitochondrial import inner membrane translocase subunit TIM8, putative translates to MDEEIKGENADNFLTQLNKLNKIISSFKENCKIASYCFDKCVSYPEKSLSNSNKKCIWNCTQRYLECNHFIKNRSKDSDTLASLNLLDEFINK, encoded by the exons ATGGATGAAGAGATAAAAGGAGAAAATGCGGACAACTTTTTAACGcaattaaacaaattaaacaaa ATAATATCCTCCTTTAAGGAAAACTGCAAAATAGCATCCTACTGCTTCGATAAGTGCGTTAGTTACCCGg AAAAAAGTTTAAGCAACAGTAACAAGAAGTGCATATGGAACTGTACGCAAAGATACTTGGAGTGtaatcattttataaaaaatagatcAAAAGATAGTGATACATTAGCTagtttaaatttattagatGAATTTATAAACAAGTAA
- the RPC34 gene encoding DNA-directed RNA polymerase III subunit RPC6, putative, whose product MNANNKQLVKDIYRIGMLNSENFIRRVFVGLDHKDFINIENLEEIYEKKKKVKLRRCEIVYALNILENARACSIKNENNTIITRMRSEDVTKKLKELSDIDFLIFTKIENSQNNGIWTADLRKQTKLLIHQVQKGVKLLCENKLIKQVNNIHVKNRKMYILYDLEASEKVIGGSFYTDGVFNKKVVDYIRENICFYLYNNNNSNVISVINYVKKLNNSVCYFSDNDIYRVIKTLLYEERIKIYKNNNDEEYIYYYNNEKKIFFHNFPCFSCDIFNKCNSDTKTAINPKNCLYLNFYLNLESD is encoded by the exons atgaacgCAAACAATAAGCAGTTAGTGAaggatatatatagaataggTATGTTAAACAg TGAAAATTTCATCCGACGTGTCTTTGTAGGACTAGATCATAAGGactttataaatatagaaaatttagaagaaatatatgaaaaaaaaaaaaaagtaaagttAAGAAGATGCGAAATTGTTTATGCATTAAATATCCTTGAAAATGCAAGAGCTTgttcaataaaaaatgaaaataatacaattataACGAGGATGAGAAGTGAAGATGTTACgaaaaaattgaaagaaTTAAGTGATAtagattttttaatatttaccaaaattgaaaatagtCAAAACAATGGAATATGGACAGCTGATCTGAGAAAGCAGACCAAATTACTg ATACATCAAGTCCAAAAAGGAGTGAAGTTGCTttgtgaaaataaattaataaaacag GTAAATAATATCCATGTTAAAAATCGCAAAATGTACATACTGTATGATTTGGAAGCTTcagaaaag GTGATTGGTGGATCGTTCTACACGGACGGAGTGTTCAACAAAAAGGTTGTTGACTATATAAGAGAGAACATATgtttctatttatataacaataacaattcAAATGTTATTTCTGTTAttaattatgttaaaaaacTTAATAACAGTGTGTGTTATTTTTCGGACAACGATATATACAGAGTTATAAAAACGCTGTTATATGAGGAAAGaattaagatatataaaaataataatgatgaagaatatatttattattataacaatgaaaagaaaatttttttccataattttCCTTGCTTTTCATgtgatatttttaacaaatgTAATTCTGATACAAAAACAGCTATTAACCCGAAGAATtgcttatatttaaatttttatcttaatttaGAG aGCGATTAA